The window tgctgcataatgttctaagctaatgtagaatatataaccaccaatatacaaatccatgcgtacgaagtcgcgggcaacagctagtaagtatataggtacttagaaatattttttatgacaaGATTCGATGCTGCTGGTGCTGATGCAACTGTGTCGAATTCAATTTGTGACCACAAATTATAAACAGGCATAGGTTATTAGGTTACTAATCTGTGACCAATAGTGCAATGTAATCAAGGCTGACAGTATTTTAGGCCAGCATAACGTTAAGCACTACTCGTTCATGTTGGCCTTTTAAAAACCACAAAAAGCCTACAACATACAACAAATACTACTAGATACGATACGAATAAGAACTTGAAAATTATTTAACCGCAATCGAAagtgaataattaatatatCTAAATGGAACTCACGGCATGTAGCACTTTTTATTAATGAATCTTTTGCTCGGTTTCTATTCATATATTATTTAGCAGACTtcataagtaatttaaaaacaagGTTTCTAATTGTGCTAAATATTGTTCATTGTTTAATTTTGGTTTTGAAAAatgaattgtatttttttattatttacttaactttgaaagtaaattaaataaagctaTCAAATTAGGTTTAATTTATCGAACTAGGATAGGTTTCGTCCCGTCAGCTAGGTGTCATGCATTGAGTGAGACGTTTGCACCAGCATCAAACACTACACGCAAAGGACTTGTCGTACAGCTCGGCCTTAAAATGCTGTGATGCGGTATTAGCTATTTGCTCGGCTCGCGACCGGTATACAATTCCAGATGTACTGCTCTTTTAGCCAACAAATTTTTaccaatttcaatatttaaaaaaaatatcgcaaTAGTTTGATTTCCCAAATGAATCTTTAACAACAGTATGATCAGGATTGGGTTAATGTAATAGACATCataaattgtatttataaaatatgtcatatgtaggtatataatctgAAGTAGATAAGTGAGAAAgatttacttttaattcaattatgtgataatttcaaattttgtaaaaatatataattgataTGAGAACGCATAAAGCCAcgcaaaatataaataagtatgaaacataaaatataaaaagtatatACATAGATAAAGCACCTAATAACGTCGCGCCTAAAAATAAACGTCGGCAACATACGAGTTTGAAAAAACTCTCGGATGTTTATCGTTCAAGCATAATATTGTCAAATGGGAAATAAAATTCAAGGAGTTTCCTATTTTTGCAAATGGAAGTAATTATCTTAAGTACtacagtttaaatttaaaatgtctCGTTTCAAAGGCtggttttatttacttaagacAAGAAGAGACAGGGTAATAAAAAAAGAGTGTAAATCTTCATACAAGTAACGTCATCATACAAATCATCCATTTGGAGATCCTCGGGGAAAGTGTTTATTGATTGTTGAACGTCTTTAGGCTGAatttatgtcggcggccgatcgtaaaatcaggcagatcgtaattcCTGTGTAACCAACAATAACGTCACCACCAATACCTACGCCACTTAAAGACAAGTATTTATAGGTAAACATGTGTTTTGCGAGGATTTCCCTCGCCGACATTCCTTTAGGTAAATACTTGAAAATATGAAAGTGATGATATCAAAACAATGCAATGTAGTCATAGTTTATAGGGATAATGCAATAGTGGCACCTACTTTCAAAAGGATGTCAAATTTCACATTCGGCATTTACCTAGTGTCCTGTGGATATACCCAAAGTTGAGGGCTCTATAATAAGGGGTCCCTAAAAGGGGTACTAACGCATAAATAGGTTTCTATAACCCCTCTGAAAATAAATCTCAAATTTTTTCTGTAACTGTAATACTTACATGCCGACTTTAtcctaaatattttaatttgtttttatttcaagtagaaacactatactatactatacctatataaatataataaaaattataaactgaaataaatgtcatataggtactaagaaaaaGCTGGCTTTGAAGGCTTTGGGTTTTTcttaatatatgacatttatttcagtttacattTTGTATGATTTGATGGTCTTTAGACGCAGGCACAAAATTGGAGAATAACCCACCTACAGCCAGATTTACAACCTTTCACACGTTTAATTTTTTCCGGCAAACTAAGCCCAAGGCCCAGAATCCACACATCGCGAATTATAACTAGGTCACCTTATCTGATAGGAAGTCAAACACAGAAACGCATTTAATTGTTATGATTCGTTTCATATCTTTACAAAACCAAGTATTTATGTTTGTCAGATAACGATCAAAAGATTACGCTTCTATATAAATTGGCGGGCAATCGCGTCAGTCATCACTTTCATTTCCGAACGCTTCTTCCGATTTCACGGTGCCGTGAAAAAAACTGTTTGGCTCTATTgcctaattaaataaataaataataaataaatattataggacattattacacaaattgactaagccccacggtaagctcaagaaagcttgtgttgtgggtactcagacaacgatatatataatatacaaatacttaaatacatagaaaacaaccatgactcaggaacaaatatctgtgctcatcgcacaaataaatgcccttactgggattcgaacccaggaccgcggtttcacaggcagggtcactatccactaggccagaccggtcgtcaaaacctAATAACTTCTCCTCTAGTCtaattaactttttaaattgttttgtgGTCCATCTTTTGTTCGTTTAGTTAGACACTGCAAGATTAATAAGGTAGTTacctaatgtttatttatttttagttacttgttagaaaataataaaaactaactaaaaaaactaaactatacctacttggtcaagcagatcttgtcagtagaaaaaggcgggaaagtttgtcccatagaaaatttcaaattcgcgtcttttttactgacaagatttgcttaaccAGCTATAAATgcataatatttatacatacctcgtattgttatttttgagttgaataaattaacaaaaaaaaacctagctTAAGTAGTCAAACTTCATCGGTTTAACTCAAATCCtcatttttgtttgtttattgttttttttttaaataggtaggtgtttttttaatatacacatattaaataaaacacatgatttaaaaacgtttataaaaatattaatatttttcttaATTACTTGTCTCTTACAAAattccattaaaaattaactacAATAGTTGAACAACTGACGGTGTAATTAATATGttcaaaatattatcctttggCTTCGATTTACAACCGCAAACATTTGTCAAATTTATCaaacagtaaataataattgtaaacgAATTTTTGGGTTTTACTTAGCTCACAAAATTGGGGACCTTattttgcaataaataaatattaatttacgaaTATTTGGGACGTTTGAAAGCCAGACAGGGACGAATTAGGAGCTTAATTgttagcatttttttttgttttttttttttgcagaagGATACTGTTTTTTTATGTAGAAATTGGTAGAAACTgtgacgaagcctgcgctgtggattgatattgtatttaatatggattatttgtattttcaataaaaaaaattacggcCTATTGTCATTTACGAATTGTCAGTAACCGCATTGTTATGCATGAATTACGTATCCATTTAACAGATGATCAGCCACTACATCCTCCTGCTCGCTTCTGTATCTCTGGTCCTGGGCCACGGAAGAGTGACGCAGCCTCCCTCGAGGGCATCAGCCTGGAGGCTCGGGTTCCCCACACCAGCGAACTATGATGATGACGGCTTAAACTGTGGCGGCTTTTCGTCTCAGTGGTCGAGTAATGGTGGCAAGTAAGTACAACTCCTAGAGGCCCACAGACACAGCTGCGTACTTCTTAGAACATATTTTTATGCCACTATGTCCCCCCGCGGGCACAGATAACAATAGGTGCATTCATATCATTCCCATCTGTCCCTACCCCATGTATGGCGGCGGTCGCATGAGGCAGGGACAAACGGGAATATACCTACACCATCTTTGACCGATCACTCTCCCTCAGATGCGGAATCTGCGGCGACTCCTACAGCATCCCACCCCCACGCCCGCACGAGCTTGGCGGCACCTACGGTCTCGGCCTCATCGTCGCCAAATACCTCCCCGGGGCAACCATAGCCACCACCACCCACCTCACCGCCTCTCATATGGGCTACTGGGAGTTCAAACTCTGCCCTGACCCGACTGACAACTCCCAAGCGTGCTTCGACAACCATCTACTCGTATCAGAAGAGGGGGAGACTAAATACACTCCAAACCGAGGCAGTGGTATCTACGAAGTCAACTATAAACTGCCGTCTGGATTGATATGCGAGCATTGTGTGCTCCAATGGAGATATGTGGCTGGAAATAACTGGGGTATCTGCAGTAATGGAACTTCAGGGTTAGGCTGCGGGAATCAGGAGGAGTTCCGTGCATGCTCCGATATTGCTATAGGCGTGTCGAAGACACTCAGCAACGAAAACATCCCGTCGCCGCTTTTCTACTATTTGCAGCACGGATTCTATGAGTTGGACCAAGGTAAGGAGGTGGAGAATGATTTGAAAGAGTAATTAATTTAGAGAAGTTTTGATATAGTTTTAAATGCGGACAGTATTTTCAAACAGGCTTATTTTTTTGTGGttttcatagagaaataagcccttttgaaaagacactgcTCAAATATCGAATTGACCTGTCAACTAGCGTTAAGTTTTTGCCTCATTTTGGCGCCATAAGTCTTTAGGTATAGCTAATATATACAATAGGTGTAGATAATAGTATTTAAAGTAATTTTTGGAGGTTAATGATTGTATGCTTCTGAAACCAAAGTGCTTAgtataagttatttattattttataataaaacatacctacctaattaaattatatcttgTTTTAATAATTCATCTTACCTATCCCATTTTTCCATGCTCGAGAACAAGCATCAAACTTAGGTACCGGCAGGTACTTATAATTCTTATGATATTCattacgctacgtcttacgtaggcgaacaacgcgcgaacgccgcgcggccgccgcgccgcttcgcgtctaaatcgctcacgtacgagtaggacatacctatacgtatcaacggtttgtttcatcctcgccgcgccgcgccgcgttcgcgcgttgtccgcctaaaGCCGTAGCGTAACATTTatacttgtacagtcagcagcaatagttgctaagcgggcggtaattttggacacctcgcccgcttagcaactattgctgctgactgtacctactatgttaactatatgtaggtataagatAGGATAGGTAGACGTAAATATGCTGATTGCATTTGCACGATGGAATAAAAGTCGAAAACTGAACGAATATTTTTATTGGAGTAGGACTTACCTATTCCTTAGGTAAAAATTAAGTACAGGAAAGAATAATAACaggaaattataataaaaaatatactgatTAAAATTACAACGAAAATACACTATTATATTGAATGTAAAGGTTATCCCTGAAGCCCGTGGTGTTTAAAAGGTTATGCAAACAGGAGGTTTTACaccactaatcaatatgtaaacactTAAACTTAAAAACGTAGGGGccttaatagttttttttattacttccaaaatggagttaattagaaaacCGGTGTCTTTGTGCATGTTACTTAACACGTTCTCTGACCCATGCCCCACATATGGGTCACGGCAAGCCTCTATTAAAAGGCCGTAAGGTTGACAGTTAACAgttgggacagtgaacgtgttaatttaagctcaggaaccAGTCTCCAAATTAAAggagtttgaaaaaaaaaacacggtggaTAGGTATTATAGGTAACATATACAAGGAAAGCGAAGAATATAGGTAGTGTCTACTATTTACCAACAAATACTATAAGCACCGTTTCCTACAGCACAATAGAAAAAGTAAAACCAATTCACCCCGGTTTGCCTATCTTTGATGCAACACCACTTGTTCTCAAGCATGAagaaatggtaattttttttatttttgcaaatataaaactcaattatagctggtcaaccaaatcttgtcagtaaaaaaagacgcgaaattcaaattttctatgggacgatatcccttcgcgcctacatttttcaaatttgccgcctttttctacagtcaagatctggttgaccaagtatataatccGTATGCTAGGTCTAACTGCCAATTCGGTGCAGACTTagcttatatttaaaaataaaaatatgtagagtccgtctactccacatatttttatttttaaatattttaaactttaatgcGCAGCAGTCTTCGGCGatattcagaaaaaaaaactcaGTTCCTGCTGCAGTAACAGACGtacctaataattttattggataCCTATCTCTTTACACAGGTCACCTGACACGCAAAGACCCGAAGCGTCCATCGCCACCGCAACGTCCCACTAACACGAAGCCCTCGCATCGACAACCAAAACCATCGAAAGAAGTGTCTCAGAAGCAACCACAACCTAACAGACCATTACAAAACTCGATCGAGCAACCTCAACACTCAAACAGACAGCCTTCAAATCACCCTCAACACTCAAATGCACAACAGTATCCTCAAAATCATCCCTCATATCATTATCTTACTCAATCTACGAAAAATCAGCAATCAAACAGACAGTCATATCCATCGAAAGATATCCAACATTCGCAGAAAAATAGCAATGCCTATTCCCAACATTCAAATCAACAATCTGTTCAACCGTCTAACTTGCAAAGTCCGACCCAATCGCATCACCTGCAATATTCAAATCATCATCCCGGAAATCAACAGATTTCCTCACAAAAACGAACTCAAACGCAGCACCCTCAATCACATCGACATCCCTCTAATGGACAACCTCAACCCTCAAATCGACAACCCCAACCCGGACCTCAACACTCCAAAAACCATTTATCTCGACCTCAAAAATCGAAGCCCTCAAAACAGTCTCAGCCGAGACAAAGGAGCCGTCAGCCTAAATCGAAACTCTTGCAATACGAGTATAAGACAAATGACAAGCGGAAAACAAAGAATAATAGACGCAAGAAGAAGAAAAAGGTTTGTTGAATTTTGATTAtgatttataaactgaaatagatatacACTAaagaataatttttaagaaaaaaaaaccgacttctatgcggcccggtgaaagattattgtagatggtgcgctatgtagaaaaggaggtaaaaccacccacttttctagtagcatttcgtttctgtaaggctcgcagttctaacctaacctaacccacttttgttcggttctgtgaggatagcagttcaaacctaacctaacccacttaacggcgcatgcggtgcggtgtacgggggtttgagcgggaggggtttggcctcatcatactttatacctacattttatggtaggttgTAACCGGCTAACTAGAGCGGTAGAAAATGAAACTAGGTTCATatagtaaaacaatataatattaaaaatatgtacaataaaataaagtaattttcgTCAGTACGTAAgcctaaacaaataaaatatcgtcACTGGCCTTAACGTTCTTGCATCCCGATCTTTGTCGAACCAAACGATCAATTCTGGCCGCGGGTGCTACCGCATCAGCAAGGTCCACGCAGAGAAAAACTTCAGCAGCAAATATCCATCAAAAGAAACAGCAACAGTAATAAGTACCTCTTCAGTTTTAAGGCAGAAGTAAAGGCTGCAACAATCGTACGTTCTTAGACGTCGGGTCGGAACCTAACCCAAGCCTCATTTCGTTACAGGAAACCAGTGACGTACAAATAAGACTTGGATTaggtttaatttaaacataaacagaaacttaatactatatatacaattatacaaatattaccTGCATTAGTGGCAGCCTTCGTATATAGTTTTTAGTACAAATCATAAGCATAGAGtctcatttaataaataaaatcaaagttgtGCAATTTGCAACAGAATTCCAATTGAATATTGATgagaaaaaacaaaagacgGGCGAAtggcttagtttttattttacaaccgGCCAGTGCGCGCGGTGGCTGCACTATGCAGGTTTGCCATGTTACaaggtaatcatagtagtttgtttagtttaggtatcatagtggttttccgggtcaaggtccgggtctgtgtccgagtcagggtccgggtccgaaccggatccgggtacgaggccggatctggatccgagtccgggtcccagtccaagtcaaagtcgaaattcgaaatcaccaaacatgtactatgcgtcgttgaagagttctgttctgatcatcatcagcagttccagttcatcaaatgcgacagtttttaatgttaatgctttattttatgataaaaatacagaaaattatatacgtgtgctttaagatttgaggagttccctcgatttctcatggatcccatgttcagaacttgagcttgacataaatatggcttaaaaacctaacttgcttaacaaacataacgaaaaggaaaaatcgccaaacacgagctatgcgtcgttaaagagtttcgttctggtcatcatcagcagttacacttcctcaaatgttactttttaaatgtatatgcttgatttgttgattaaaacacaacaatcactatatgtatgcctttaagatttgaggagttccctcgattccttatggatctcatcatcagaactcgagcttgacagaaatgtggcttaaaaactaaacttgcttaacaaacataacgaagaggacaaatcgccaaacgtgaactatgggtcgttgaagagttctgttctgatcatcatcagcagttccacttcatcaaatgcgacagtttttaataaaaatgcttgattttctgatgataatacaaaaatctctatacgcacgcctttaagatttgaggagttccctcgattcctcatggatcccatcatcagaactcgagcttgacaaaaatgtggcttaggtttaggtttaaagatatttattctcataaaagacatacaagtcacttacacgagaacagagttataaagtaaaagtaattatATCTACGGTAGCACACAAAGTCGCTCGAGACGAGAGGTACACGCTCACGCAACTATTTAAGGTGGGTAGTGGTTTAAAATGTACTGCGATAATTTAGCTTTAAACTCATTGAATGAGCCTGCCCCTCTCAGATCAGacggtaatttattataaagctGTGCACCTTCAtacgtaaacatttttttacctaattgTGTTCTTATCTTTGGTAATACAATGAAACTCGCACGACGGGTAGTTCGTTTGGATATTTGCTTCTTCGTCATAAAGGCTAAGTTAGTATGGAGTgcactgtttaatatttttctgACTAGAATGTTGGTACTATACATATACAATTGTTTAATATTCATTAGGCCAGTTTCTGCATATATACATGTGGTAggtgtttgcgccacgtattaaatacttaacctatgaattctgacctccttgtcgggttttcaatatagacggcaaggcgataataaaaagagaaaaaatgtcacatgtcaccatcaatacatgtaaaataaaactcgattcgatatattgtgtgttgaagaaaatgaaaccaaagggatccctataattaagtatacatacaacaaaataaagtgccgccgaatcagtggagactggagactctataaggaggaaaacgcagaaccagtgcatgtaagtttttccgcatccccattttttggcctttgaaccggtttccaaatttacctttaaaaatattacataataaccttgttgctcactgaatcgcgtaggtacaaaatataatttcggatttcctttcggtttcttaattttcaaaaaaatgttcccgtcataattttat of the Cydia amplana chromosome 14, ilCydAmpl1.1, whole genome shotgun sequence genome contains:
- the LOC134654308 gene encoding uncharacterized protein LOC134654308 encodes the protein MISHYILLLASVSLVLGHGRVTQPPSRASAWRLGFPTPANYDDDGLNCGGFSSQWSSNGGKCGICGDSYSIPPPRPHELGGTYGLGLIVAKYLPGATIATTTHLTASHMGYWEFKLCPDPTDNSQACFDNHLLVSEEGETKYTPNRGSGIYEVNYKLPSGLICEHCVLQWRYVAGNNWGICSNGTSGLGCGNQEEFRACSDIAIGVSKTLSNENIPSPLFYYLQHGFYELDQGHLTRKDPKRPSPPQRPTNTKPSHRQPKPSKEVSQKQPQPNRPLQNSIEQPQHSNRQPSNHPQHSNAQQKIAMPIPNIQINNLFNRLTCKVRPNRITCNIQIIIPEINRFPHKNELKRSTLNHIDIPLMDNLNPQIDNPNPDLNTPKTIYLDLKNRSPQNSLSRDKGATQPDLHQKPKKPKRPVKVFEQHTYEYF